One Parafrankia irregularis DNA window includes the following coding sequences:
- a CDS encoding HAD-IIIC family phosphatase: protein MVDPRRTGPRSLEELAGAAAMTEVPAAGLCRDLALAHERAGDAAAAVRWALAMTDAGGDLTCWSAAAGVLRRALPAAGLALRPARVAVLGSYTTAQFAALLPLAAARAGVAVEVYECGYGQYRQEVLDPASGLHRFGPDVVILAVHAGDTALPSFARDPEQAVAVEAARWTSLWQIITGRLGAAVIQHTFVVPETEPFGHLARQASGARSSLLAAVNVALGQAAVGVGGASSGSRGSREDAGGIGGSGVGSGQVSFVDCERLAATVGKRSWFDPRYWHRSKQAVSLAHVPALARHTAAVLGAQLGTSRKCLVLDLDNTLWGGVLGEDGLAGIALGDGPAGEAFSEFQEYIALLRERGVVLAVCSKNNDADARAAFERHPAMRLRLDDIAMFSASWDDKPTQIRRIAQTLGIGLDSLVFVDDNPAEREVVRQLVPEVDVIALPKDPHEYVRALADYPFFEPGALTAEDAARTEQYRARARAVELEASASSLEEFHRGLEMVATVVPLDELTLPRVVQLIGKTNQFNLTTRRRGAAEVAELAADPATVIICVRLADRFADHGLVAVVIARRVAAVVADADAEAAAVVAEAAAGLVAGTAVLDVDTWLMSCRVIGRTLECELAELIVAEARRLGCTAVRGHYLPTAKNSLVADLYARLGFQRVGAAHGGADGSTRWLLPVALAPERPGLIRVVDTRRHQPAPSESRPPEPRSGEVGHPDAGTSARTMQEVAG, encoded by the coding sequence GTCGGCGGCCGCCGGTGTGCTGCGCCGGGCCCTTCCCGCAGCGGGTCTCGCGTTGCGGCCGGCCAGAGTCGCGGTGCTCGGCAGCTACACCACGGCACAGTTCGCGGCGTTGCTGCCCCTGGCCGCGGCGCGCGCGGGGGTCGCGGTCGAGGTGTACGAGTGTGGCTACGGCCAGTACCGGCAGGAGGTTCTGGATCCCGCCAGCGGCCTGCACCGTTTCGGGCCGGATGTCGTGATCCTCGCGGTGCACGCGGGCGACACGGCCCTGCCGTCGTTCGCGCGCGACCCCGAGCAGGCCGTCGCCGTCGAGGCGGCGCGGTGGACGTCGTTGTGGCAGATCATCACCGGCCGCCTCGGGGCAGCGGTCATCCAGCACACCTTCGTGGTGCCCGAGACCGAACCGTTCGGCCACCTTGCCAGGCAGGCATCGGGCGCCCGATCGTCGTTGCTCGCGGCCGTCAACGTGGCGCTCGGCCAGGCCGCCGTGGGCGTCGGAGGCGCGAGCAGCGGGAGCCGTGGAAGCAGGGAGGACGCCGGGGGCATCGGGGGCAGTGGGGTCGGCTCGGGCCAGGTCTCCTTCGTGGACTGCGAGCGCCTGGCGGCGACGGTGGGCAAGCGCAGCTGGTTCGACCCGCGGTACTGGCACCGCTCCAAGCAGGCGGTCTCCCTCGCGCACGTACCAGCGCTGGCCCGGCACACCGCCGCGGTGCTGGGTGCCCAGCTCGGCACCAGCCGCAAATGCCTCGTGCTCGACCTGGACAACACCCTGTGGGGCGGAGTGCTCGGCGAGGACGGTCTCGCGGGCATCGCGTTGGGCGACGGCCCGGCCGGCGAGGCCTTCAGCGAGTTTCAGGAATACATCGCCCTGCTGCGTGAACGCGGCGTGGTGCTTGCCGTGTGCTCGAAGAACAATGACGCGGATGCCCGGGCGGCTTTCGAGCGACATCCCGCCATGCGGCTGCGCCTCGACGACATCGCGATGTTCAGCGCGTCCTGGGATGACAAGCCGACGCAGATCCGGCGTATCGCCCAGACACTGGGCATCGGGCTGGACTCCCTGGTTTTCGTCGACGACAACCCGGCCGAACGTGAGGTGGTGCGCCAGCTCGTTCCCGAGGTTGACGTGATCGCACTGCCGAAGGATCCGCACGAGTATGTGCGGGCACTCGCCGACTACCCGTTCTTCGAGCCGGGTGCGCTGACCGCGGAGGACGCAGCCCGTACCGAGCAGTACCGGGCCAGGGCCCGCGCCGTCGAGCTCGAAGCCTCCGCGTCGTCGTTGGAGGAGTTCCACCGCGGGCTCGAGATGGTCGCGACCGTCGTTCCGCTCGACGAGCTGACCCTGCCCCGGGTCGTCCAGCTCATCGGGAAGACCAACCAGTTCAACCTGACGACCCGGCGGCGCGGGGCGGCCGAGGTCGCCGAGCTCGCGGCCGATCCGGCGACCGTGATCATCTGTGTGCGGCTGGCCGACCGTTTCGCTGATCACGGTCTGGTCGCGGTGGTGATCGCCCGTCGGGTGGCCGCCGTCGTGGCCGACGCCGACGCCGAGGCGGCCGCGGTCGTGGCCGAGGCAGCTGCGGGCCTCGTCGCCGGTACCGCGGTGCTGGATGTCGACACCTGGCTGATGAGCTGCCGGGTGATCGGCCGCACGCTGGAGTGCGAGCTCGCTGAGCTGATCGTCGCGGAGGCTCGGCGCCTCGGCTGCACGGCTGTGCGCGGTCACTACCTTCCGACCGCCAAGAACTCGCTGGTGGCGGATCTGTACGCCCGGTTGGGCTTCCAGCGCGTGGGGGCCGCCCACGGCGGCGCCGACGGTTCCACTCGCTGGCTGCTGCCGGTGGCACTCGCCCCTGAACGGCCGGGCCTCATCCGGGTCGTCGACACCCGCCGGCACCAGCCGGCCCCGAGTGAATCCAGGCCGCCCGAGCCCCGTTCGGGGGAGGTCGGCCATCCAGACGCGGGGACATCCGCACGGACGATGCAGGAGGTGGCCGGCTGA
- a CDS encoding YccF domain-containing protein translates to MRIILNVIWLVLCGVWLAIGYTLAALICFILIITIPFGIASLRMANYALWPFGRRVVDKPTAGNASLIGNILWILFAGWWLALGHLTTGVALCLTIIGIPLGLANFKLIPISLLPLGKDIVRIEDGDQDHYGASFGR, encoded by the coding sequence GTGCGAATCATACTCAACGTGATCTGGCTGGTGCTGTGCGGAGTCTGGCTGGCGATCGGCTACACGCTCGCAGCCCTGATCTGCTTCATCCTCATCATCACGATTCCGTTCGGCATCGCTTCACTGCGTATGGCCAACTACGCACTGTGGCCGTTCGGGCGTCGAGTTGTCGACAAGCCGACAGCTGGAAACGCCTCACTGATCGGCAACATCCTTTGGATCCTCTTTGCCGGCTGGTGGCTGGCGCTCGGCCATCTGACAACCGGGGTCGCACTCTGCCTGACGATCATTGGCATCCCGTTGGGTTTGGCCAACTTCAAGCTCATCCCGATATCGCTGCTTCCCCTCGGAAAGGACATCGTCCGCATCGAGGACGGCGACCAGGACCATTACGGCGCGTCCTTCGGCCGGTAA
- a CDS encoding cystathionine gamma-synthase: MADRNAGSNGSNGLNAEFETLAVHAGQEPDPATGAVVVPIHTASTFAQDGVGGLRAGFEYARSGNPTRAALETSLAALERGAEALAFASGLAASDALLRAVCRPGSHVVIPADAYGGTYRLFARVLAEWGVEHTAADLSDPAAASAAIRPGSTALVWCETPTNPLLAIADIAALASIAHGADALLVVDNTFASPYLCQPLTLGADVVVHSTTKYLGGHSDVVGGAVVTASAELAQRVRFIQNAAGAVPGPFDAWLVLRGVKTLPVRMDRHCANAREVAALLSAHPAVHAVHYPGLPGHPGHDVAAKQMRDFGGMVSFQLAAGAEGALAVCAATRLFTLAESLGGVESLIEHPASMTHASVAGSPLAVPDDLVRLSVGIEAVDDLLTDLEQALHAG; encoded by the coding sequence ATGGCTGATCGGAACGCGGGATCGAACGGATCGAACGGATTGAACGCGGAGTTCGAGACCCTGGCGGTGCACGCCGGCCAGGAGCCGGACCCCGCGACCGGAGCGGTGGTGGTTCCCATCCACACCGCCTCGACCTTCGCCCAGGACGGTGTCGGCGGGCTTCGCGCCGGCTTCGAGTACGCCCGCTCAGGCAACCCGACCCGCGCGGCGCTGGAGACCAGCCTCGCCGCGCTCGAACGGGGCGCCGAGGCCCTTGCCTTCGCCTCCGGGCTGGCCGCCTCGGACGCCCTGCTGCGCGCGGTCTGCCGGCCGGGCAGCCACGTCGTCATTCCGGCCGACGCCTACGGCGGCACCTATCGCCTGTTCGCCCGGGTGCTGGCCGAGTGGGGCGTGGAGCACACCGCCGCCGATCTCAGTGATCCGGCCGCCGCGAGCGCCGCGATCCGACCGGGCTCCACGGCACTGGTGTGGTGTGAGACGCCGACGAACCCGCTGCTGGCCATCGCGGACATCGCGGCGCTCGCCAGCATCGCCCACGGGGCGGATGCGCTGCTTGTCGTCGACAACACCTTCGCCTCGCCGTACCTGTGCCAGCCGCTGACGCTGGGAGCGGACGTGGTCGTCCACTCGACGACCAAGTACCTGGGCGGGCACAGCGATGTCGTGGGTGGCGCGGTGGTGACCGCCTCGGCCGAGCTCGCGCAGCGGGTGCGTTTCATCCAGAACGCGGCCGGCGCGGTGCCCGGCCCGTTCGACGCCTGGCTCGTGTTGCGTGGCGTCAAGACCCTGCCGGTACGGATGGACCGGCACTGCGCGAACGCCCGCGAGGTCGCCGCGCTGCTGTCCGCCCATCCAGCGGTACACGCGGTCCACTACCCGGGCCTGCCCGGGCATCCCGGCCACGACGTCGCCGCGAAGCAGATGCGTGATTTCGGCGGCATGGTCTCCTTCCAACTCGCGGCGGGTGCGGAGGGAGCGTTGGCGGTGTGCGCGGCGACCCGGCTGTTCACCCTCGCCGAGTCGCTGGGCGGAGTCGAGTCGCTCATCGAGCATCCGGCGAGCATGACCCACGCCTCCGTCGCCGGATCACCGCTGGCAGTGCCCGACGATCTCGTCCGGCTCTCGGTGGGCATCGAGGCGGTCGACGACCTGTTGACCGATCTGGAGCAGGCGCTCCACGCGGGGTGA
- a CDS encoding cystathionine beta-synthase, whose product MDVYDDITDLVGGTPLVRLTPTIAETTTPVLGKLEYLNPGGSVKDRIALSMVAAAEREGRLGPGGTIVEPTSGNTGVGLAMLAARRGYRCVFTMPDKISEEKRAVLRAYGAEVIVCPTAVAPEDPRSYYSVARRLERETPGAWSPDQYSNPQNPAAHEATTGPEIWRATDGRVTHFVAGIGTGGTISGIGRYLKRVSGGTVQVIGADPEGSVYSGGSGRPYLVEGVGEDIWPTTYDKSVVDRVEAVSDRDSFLMTRELARRAGILVGGSCGLAVVAAIRVARELDAAATADGCVVVLLPDSGRGYLSKIFNDEWMYDNGFLDPPSNEPTVAAVLAHKNAQTSAPPNLVHVHPGETVGAAISYLREFGVSQMPVVRHEPPVRAAEVAGAVVERDLLEAVFADRAAVDALVVDHMSAPLPTVGAGEPLSVLVSALGEDPAALVLDEGNPSGILTRADLLGFLAVR is encoded by the coding sequence ATGGACGTGTACGACGACATCACCGATCTGGTCGGTGGCACGCCGCTGGTGCGGCTGACCCCGACGATCGCCGAGACCACGACCCCCGTGCTCGGCAAGCTGGAGTACCTCAACCCGGGCGGCTCCGTGAAGGACCGCATCGCCCTGTCCATGGTCGCCGCCGCCGAGCGGGAGGGCCGGCTCGGCCCCGGCGGGACGATCGTCGAGCCGACCAGCGGCAACACCGGCGTCGGCCTCGCGATGCTCGCGGCGCGGCGCGGCTACCGGTGCGTCTTCACGATGCCCGACAAGATCAGCGAGGAGAAGCGGGCCGTCCTGCGGGCCTATGGCGCCGAGGTGATCGTCTGCCCGACGGCCGTCGCGCCCGAGGATCCCCGGTCCTACTACTCCGTCGCGCGCCGGCTCGAGCGGGAGACACCCGGGGCCTGGAGCCCCGACCAGTACTCCAACCCGCAGAACCCGGCGGCGCATGAGGCCACCACCGGTCCGGAGATCTGGCGTGCCACCGACGGCCGGGTCACCCATTTCGTGGCCGGCATCGGCACCGGTGGCACGATCAGCGGAATCGGCCGCTACCTCAAGCGGGTCAGCGGCGGCACCGTCCAGGTGATCGGCGCTGATCCGGAGGGCTCGGTCTACTCCGGCGGCAGCGGCCGGCCGTACCTCGTCGAAGGGGTCGGTGAGGACATCTGGCCCACGACGTACGACAAGTCCGTGGTCGACCGGGTGGAGGCGGTGAGCGACCGCGACTCCTTCCTGATGACCAGGGAGCTCGCCCGCCGGGCTGGAATCCTCGTCGGTGGTTCCTGCGGGCTGGCGGTCGTCGCGGCGATCCGGGTCGCCCGCGAGCTCGACGCCGCCGCGACCGCGGACGGCTGTGTGGTGGTGCTGCTGCCCGACTCCGGCCGCGGGTATCTCTCCAAGATCTTCAACGACGAGTGGATGTACGACAACGGCTTCCTCGACCCGCCTTCGAACGAGCCGACCGTCGCTGCTGTGCTCGCGCACAAGAACGCCCAGACCTCCGCCCCGCCCAACCTCGTCCATGTTCATCCCGGCGAGACGGTCGGCGCCGCCATCTCCTACCTGCGCGAGTTCGGGGTCTCGCAGATGCCGGTGGTGCGCCACGAGCCCCCGGTCCGGGCCGCGGAGGTGGCCGGGGCCGTGGTTGAGCGCGACCTGCTTGAGGCCGTCTTCGCCGACCGCGCGGCCGTCGACGCCCTCGTCGTCGACCACATGTCCGCACCACTGCCGACCGTCGGCGCCGGCGAGCCGCTCTCGGTGCTCGTGTCGGCCCTCGGCGAGGACCCGGCGGCGCTCGTCCTCGACGAGGGCAACCCCAGCGGGATCCTCACCCGGGCCGACCTGCTGGGCTTTCTCGCCGTCCGGTAG
- a CDS encoding putative bifunctional diguanylate cyclase/phosphodiesterase — translation MTIETETADLADRWFAEITAVDLLPLAAADARAWLAGLAAELLRAVRGESCQPEVGYDVGTRLAYGQVASGEALGRTVALLGRHLAQPYGSPARSLPNERIMDLLGELVRGHTESLRERARDGQAALRRADRGALVRAERERRISQSRLNAIVNGAALGVLVVDRAGRILEASDVALDILGLSAHRPPVSWPLDEIVHPADREMVSRLWQEARHGRSRGECRILRPDGTPMWVVMTLSTTQAGAGVGGWFGVATIEDITERHRLQEEVRFHARHDPLTGLANRAAFLDRLEAAFREAGPSARIGLCFLDIDRFKMINEGFGYEAGDQLLVEVARRLDRVVAAPGPVPTVARMGGDEFVILVPDSAGLDEITGIARRCLAALRDPIRVDERDLPITCSIGVVEMAVADTRPGDLVAAADASLTWAKRGGKNQWTAFDPDRGTREATRGLLSRSMSPGLARGEFSLAYQPIVDLRDATMAGAEALLRWDHPHLGPTRPGEFIDLAEDSGFIVELGQWVLERACEVARDWPAHMFVSVNLSGRQLREPGLVKVVERILARTGLPAQRLQLELTESVLMDSGGRQVGALHELNALGVRIVIDDFGTGWSNFAYLSTMPVRGLKLAGLFVAKLGKGTEPSRDDHLVEAIVEFARKLRLSVTAEGIETSEQAAALRAFGADLGQGHLFGEPVSAGKFAATTLPRACAAS, via the coding sequence GTGACGATCGAGACCGAGACGGCGGACCTGGCGGACCGATGGTTCGCCGAGATCACCGCGGTCGATCTCCTGCCGCTCGCCGCCGCGGACGCCCGCGCCTGGCTCGCGGGCCTCGCTGCCGAGCTGCTTCGGGCGGTGCGCGGCGAGTCCTGCCAGCCCGAGGTCGGCTATGACGTCGGCACCAGGCTTGCGTACGGCCAGGTGGCGTCCGGCGAGGCCCTGGGGCGCACGGTGGCCCTGCTGGGGCGCCACCTGGCCCAACCGTACGGGTCACCGGCGCGGAGCCTGCCGAACGAGCGGATCATGGACCTGCTCGGTGAGCTCGTCCGGGGCCACACGGAGTCGCTGCGTGAGCGTGCCCGAGACGGTCAGGCCGCGCTGCGCCGCGCCGACCGTGGGGCCCTGGTGCGTGCCGAGCGGGAACGCCGCATCTCCCAGAGCAGGCTCAACGCCATCGTGAACGGCGCCGCGCTGGGTGTGCTCGTGGTCGACCGCGCCGGCCGGATACTCGAGGCGAGTGACGTCGCCCTGGACATTCTCGGCCTGTCGGCGCATCGCCCGCCGGTGTCATGGCCGCTGGACGAGATCGTCCATCCGGCGGATCGGGAAATGGTCTCCAGGCTGTGGCAGGAGGCTCGGCACGGCCGTTCCCGGGGGGAATGCCGCATTCTCCGGCCGGACGGGACGCCGATGTGGGTTGTGATGACCCTGTCGACCACGCAGGCCGGAGCCGGCGTGGGTGGGTGGTTCGGCGTCGCGACGATCGAGGACATCACCGAGCGCCACCGCCTGCAGGAAGAGGTTCGTTTTCATGCCCGGCACGACCCGCTGACGGGGCTGGCGAACCGGGCGGCGTTCCTCGACCGGCTGGAGGCCGCGTTCCGGGAGGCCGGGCCCTCGGCGCGGATCGGCCTCTGCTTCCTCGACATCGACCGATTCAAAATGATCAACGAGGGTTTCGGGTACGAGGCGGGTGACCAGCTCCTGGTCGAGGTCGCCCGCCGCCTGGACCGGGTCGTCGCCGCGCCCGGGCCGGTGCCCACCGTGGCGCGGATGGGCGGGGACGAGTTCGTCATTCTCGTGCCCGACAGCGCCGGGCTCGACGAGATCACCGGTATAGCCCGCCGGTGCCTGGCCGCGCTGCGCGACCCCATCCGCGTGGACGAACGTGATCTTCCGATCACCTGCAGCATCGGCGTCGTCGAGATGGCCGTCGCCGACACCCGTCCCGGCGACCTGGTCGCCGCGGCCGACGCCTCTCTGACCTGGGCGAAGCGCGGTGGCAAGAACCAGTGGACGGCCTTCGACCCGGACCGGGGAACCCGGGAGGCCACCCGGGGGCTGCTGTCCCGCTCGATGAGCCCGGGCCTGGCCAGGGGCGAGTTCTCCCTGGCCTACCAGCCGATCGTCGACCTTCGCGATGCCACGATGGCTGGCGCCGAGGCACTGCTGCGATGGGACCATCCGCACCTGGGACCCACCCGCCCGGGGGAGTTCATCGACCTGGCGGAGGACTCCGGCTTCATCGTCGAGCTCGGGCAGTGGGTGCTCGAACGCGCCTGTGAGGTCGCGCGGGACTGGCCCGCGCACATGTTCGTCAGCGTGAACCTCTCCGGCCGCCAGCTGCGGGAGCCGGGCCTGGTCAAGGTGGTCGAGCGCATCCTGGCCCGGACCGGGCTCCCCGCGCAGCGCCTCCAGCTGGAGCTGACGGAGAGCGTCCTGATGGATTCCGGGGGCAGGCAGGTCGGCGCACTGCATGAGCTGAACGCGCTCGGTGTCCGCATAGTCATCGACGACTTCGGCACCGGCTGGTCGAACTTCGCCTACCTTTCGACGATGCCGGTGCGTGGCCTGAAGCTCGCCGGCCTGTTCGTCGCGAAGCTGGGCAAGGGCACCGAACCCAGCCGGGACGACCATCTCGTCGAGGCGATCGTGGAGTTCGCGCGCAAGCTCCGGCTTTCGGTGACCGCCGAAGGCATCGAGACCTCCGAACAGGCGGCCGCGCTGCGCGCGTTCGGCGCGGATCTCGGCCAGGGCCACCTGTTCGGCGAGCCGGTGTCGGCGGGCAAGTTCGCCGCGACGACGCTGCCGCGCGCCTGCGCCGCGAGCTGA
- a CDS encoding serine O-acetyltransferase: MLGESVGTESVGTESVGTESVGTESAGTVATGTSNDSRPAISLREQLREDRAVHYGSWLHPGFQVLAVHRFGRWSLERGGLVGRVGLIAFKAVNNIVIRNVYGTEISVDARIGRRVLIGHHQAVMIPRYCVVGDDTIIRHGVTIGYARTNAPPADVPRIGARVDIAPGVHLIGPIAIGDDTRIGPGSIVTMDVPAGSTVFAAPARIMRPPAPPAPPAPPAPPVPGR; this comes from the coding sequence GTGCTCGGTGAGTCGGTCGGCACGGAGTCGGTCGGCACGGAGTCGGTCGGTACGGAGTCGGTCGGTACGGAGTCGGCCGGCACCGTGGCCACCGGGACGTCCAATGACTCCCGGCCCGCCATCTCGCTCCGCGAACAGCTCCGCGAGGACAGGGCTGTCCACTATGGCTCGTGGCTGCATCCGGGCTTTCAGGTGCTCGCGGTGCACCGGTTCGGGCGATGGAGCCTGGAACGGGGGGGATTGGTCGGCCGGGTTGGCCTGATCGCCTTCAAGGCGGTGAACAACATCGTCATCCGCAACGTGTACGGCACCGAGATCTCCGTCGACGCCCGCATCGGGCGTCGTGTGTTGATCGGGCACCACCAGGCCGTGATGATCCCGCGGTACTGCGTTGTCGGCGATGACACCATCATTCGTCACGGCGTGACCATCGGGTATGCGCGGACGAATGCCCCGCCCGCGGATGTTCCGAGGATCGGTGCCCGGGTGGACATCGCTCCGGGCGTGCACCTGATCGGCCCGATCGCGATCGGTGACGACACCCGGATCGGGCCCGGCTCCATCGTGACGATGGATGTCCCCGCCGGCTCCACCGTCTTCGCCGCACCCGCCAGGATCATGCGCCCGCCCGCCCCGCCCGCCCCGCCCGCCCCGCCCGCCCCGCCCGTCCCGGGCCGGTGA
- a CDS encoding substrate-binding domain-containing protein → MGYQLGIHLGASETTVAVADAGWPSLVPIGASVTVPTVLHLGPGGSVGGGGLAAARLARSDPAQFAQRFVERLGDPTPILVGGVGYSASALVARYLSWLVEQVTAVRGGPPELAVVIAPGSWPGRRREALADALARVEADIPILARSTTDAFAALLDRSGRAMPGHYAGSFDLGTNWFEAAVYAAMPAGVLVTGGPVGLADTTTTMLDELLRTHVLAQAAAASQAAATPTTATSTPPAATPSPLGTMPSAPADGLLAACAAAREELIAEESTSIEVSAAESGTGTTISVPVTRAEYENLVRPMIEDSVRALARALRSVPAAPEDLSLVILRGPGARIPLVGRLLSESVGATTRCEIQAESDLALGAALLAAAENPTEPASSQTVVLGPAAYVTTPPPSIPPISRPPTVSSPVDTPPGAVAAGGDAGTGTAIGAGIGASTPAPVTALTALADGGATASPLVARAGTRDGSRTVRPAGSAGPFGSTRKLVAAAAALIVFVAGSVTLGLVLADGDEEPAAITAADTGSLPKSTIDQHPQLPADQMRNAEEAADLSAEYATAPATTAEPGANTVISTGSAEVAPITGTAYAMFREVQKGVTVQVSATDTDDGLAKLCSGQADIAGASFALSDPACKDKVVGFEIAHHLLPIVVPKANTWVKCLTVAQVGEIWKRDSTVTSWNQVDPAFPNVPVRLVGPGPQTVHAKVFLASMTGSSDNTRQYQEVELEEVAEDVEYVQGALGFMDYANFLSAADEVRAIQIDSGFGCVEPNALTAGTGMYMPLCKPLYIYASKESLRKPGVAAFMRYYMENQREVTDRAHFVARDDATIRDNVAIVNGMTAGVEAVRT, encoded by the coding sequence GTGGGGTACCAGCTGGGCATCCATCTGGGGGCATCTGAAACAACTGTCGCGGTCGCCGACGCGGGCTGGCCCAGCCTCGTTCCGATCGGGGCCTCGGTAACCGTGCCGACAGTTCTCCATCTCGGCCCGGGAGGCTCGGTCGGCGGCGGTGGCCTGGCAGCGGCCAGACTTGCCCGATCTGATCCGGCCCAGTTCGCGCAACGTTTCGTCGAGCGCCTCGGGGACCCCACCCCGATTCTGGTGGGTGGCGTCGGCTACAGCGCATCCGCGCTCGTGGCGCGATACCTGTCCTGGCTGGTGGAGCAGGTCACCGCAGTGCGCGGCGGGCCGCCCGAGCTTGCCGTCGTGATCGCCCCGGGGAGCTGGCCGGGGCGTCGCCGGGAGGCCCTCGCCGACGCACTGGCCCGGGTCGAGGCCGACATCCCCATCCTCGCCCGTTCGACGACCGACGCGTTCGCCGCGCTGCTCGACCGGTCGGGCCGGGCGATGCCCGGCCACTACGCCGGAAGCTTCGATCTCGGCACGAACTGGTTCGAGGCCGCCGTGTACGCGGCGATGCCCGCCGGTGTCCTGGTCACGGGTGGGCCGGTCGGGCTCGCCGACACCACCACGACCATGCTCGACGAGCTGCTGCGCACCCACGTCCTGGCGCAGGCGGCGGCCGCGTCGCAGGCGGCCGCCACGCCGACGACGGCCACGTCCACACCGCCGGCCGCTACGCCATCGCCGCTGGGCACCATGCCATCGGCGCCGGCTGACGGGCTGCTCGCCGCGTGCGCGGCGGCCCGTGAGGAACTGATCGCCGAGGAAAGCACCAGCATCGAGGTCAGCGCCGCGGAATCCGGTACCGGCACCACGATCAGCGTGCCGGTCACCCGGGCGGAGTACGAGAACCTCGTCCGCCCGATGATCGAGGACTCCGTGCGTGCCCTCGCCCGGGCGCTGCGCTCGGTCCCGGCCGCGCCCGAAGACCTTTCGCTGGTGATCCTGCGTGGCCCCGGCGCACGCATCCCGCTGGTCGGGCGGCTGCTGTCCGAGTCGGTGGGCGCGACGACACGGTGCGAGATCCAGGCCGAATCCGACCTCGCGCTGGGTGCCGCGCTGTTGGCGGCGGCCGAGAACCCGACGGAGCCGGCAAGCTCCCAGACCGTCGTGCTCGGCCCGGCGGCCTACGTCACGACGCCGCCACCCAGCATCCCGCCGATCAGCCGGCCGCCCACCGTCAGCTCACCGGTGGACACCCCGCCCGGCGCCGTCGCGGCCGGCGGTGACGCCGGGACAGGTACAGCGATCGGGGCCGGGATCGGGGCGTCCACACCGGCACCGGTCACCGCGCTCACGGCACTCGCCGACGGCGGCGCTACGGCCAGCCCGCTCGTCGCGCGGGCCGGCACCAGGGACGGGTCGCGAACGGTACGGCCCGCGGGCTCCGCCGGCCCGTTCGGATCGACGCGCAAGCTGGTCGCCGCCGCCGCGGCCCTCATCGTCTTCGTCGCCGGCAGCGTGACCCTCGGCCTGGTCCTGGCCGACGGCGACGAGGAGCCCGCGGCCATCACCGCCGCCGACACCGGCTCGCTGCCGAAGTCGACGATCGACCAGCACCCGCAGCTCCCGGCGGACCAGATGCGCAACGCCGAGGAAGCCGCCGACCTCAGCGCCGAATACGCCACCGCGCCGGCAACCACCGCCGAACCCGGGGCGAACACCGTGATCTCGACCGGTTCGGCCGAGGTCGCGCCGATCACCGGAACGGCCTATGCGATGTTCCGCGAGGTCCAGAAGGGGGTCACGGTCCAGGTCAGCGCCACCGACACCGACGACGGTCTCGCGAAGCTCTGCTCCGGCCAGGCCGACATCGCCGGGGCGTCGTTCGCGCTGTCCGATCCGGCCTGCAAGGACAAGGTGGTCGGCTTCGAGATCGCGCACCATCTGCTGCCGATCGTGGTGCCCAAGGCGAACACCTGGGTCAAATGCCTCACCGTCGCGCAGGTCGGCGAGATCTGGAAGCGGGACTCCACCGTGACCAGCTGGAACCAGGTCGACCCCGCGTTCCCGAACGTGCCCGTGCGGCTGGTCGGCCCCGGCCCGCAGACCGTGCACGCCAAGGTGTTCCTCGCCAGCATGACCGGATCGTCCGACAACACCCGTCAGTACCAGGAGGTCGAGCTGGAGGAGGTCGCCGAGGACGTCGAGTACGTCCAGGGCGCGCTCGGCTTCATGGACTACGCGAACTTCCTGTCGGCCGCCGACGAGGTGCGCGCGATCCAGATCGACAGCGGCTTCGGCTGTGTGGAGCCGAACGCGCTCACCGCCGGCACGGGAATGTACATGCCGCTGTGCAAGCCGCTCTACATCTATGCGTCCAAGGAGTCGCTGCGCAAGCCCGGTGTGGCCGCGTTCATGCGGTACTACATGGAGAACCAGCGAGAGGTGACCGACCGGGCGCACTTCGTCGCCCGGGACGACGCGACGATCCGGGACAACGTGGCGATCGTCAACGGTATGACGGCCGGCGTGGAAGCCGTACGCACCTAA
- a CDS encoding acyl carrier protein, whose translation MVQERLERVFQEIFSDHALVVSDTTTADDVPGWDSLAHINLIYALETEFDVRIPDERLSSFANVGELRACIEELSGAR comes from the coding sequence ATGGTGCAGGAGCGCCTCGAGCGGGTCTTCCAGGAGATCTTCAGCGACCATGCCCTGGTCGTCTCCGACACCACGACGGCGGATGACGTACCCGGCTGGGACTCGCTGGCGCACATAAACCTGATCTACGCGCTGGAGACCGAGTTCGACGTGCGGATTCCCGACGAGCGGCTTTCGTCCTTCGCGAACGTCGGCGAGCTGCGCGCGTGTATCGAGGAGCTCAGTGGTGCTCGGTGA